One window of the Candidatus Zixiibacteriota bacterium genome contains the following:
- a CDS encoding conserved hypothetical protein (Evidence 4 : Unknown function but conserved in other organisms): MKDKLNNALEWLKGKGVDYADARMVRIESESIKVTDDTVDTFSRNVNVGVGVRVICSGAWGFAGVSSLTEADIKKAANKALQTAKASATTVKDKVKLAPTEIYKDHYKSPCEKDPFEVPVHEKIGLLMEIADRLRSDSRIKTAESSADFYKTKKIFCSTEGAEIEQDIIESGAGYTAIAYDGNEVQKRSYPNSHRGDFATRGYENVEGLKLLENVDRTREEAIQLLTADPCPNKTTDIIICGSQLALQVHESCGHPTELDRVLGTEISLAGGSFMQIDGLNKLKYGSDIVNINADATIPGGLGSFGYDDEGVKAQRAPIIRNGVHVGYLTSRETAPVIGQTSNGTMRADGWNRLPIIRMTNINLEPGEWELEDLIADTKDGIFFDMNKSWSIDDKRLNFQFGVECAWEIKDGKLGRMLKNPLYTGMTPKFWNSCDAICNKKYWHVWGVPNCGKGEPMQTARVAHGTAPARFRQITVGVSK, from the coding sequence GCGTGGGGGTGCGGGTAATTTGCAGCGGCGCCTGGGGCTTCGCCGGAGTGTCATCGCTCACCGAAGCCGATATCAAGAAAGCCGCCAACAAGGCCCTGCAGACGGCCAAAGCCTCCGCTACTACGGTCAAGGACAAGGTGAAATTGGCTCCGACCGAAATTTACAAAGATCATTATAAGTCGCCGTGCGAGAAAGATCCGTTCGAGGTGCCGGTACACGAAAAGATCGGACTCTTGATGGAAATTGCCGACCGTCTCCGCAGCGACAGCCGGATAAAGACGGCGGAATCATCGGCCGATTTCTACAAGACCAAGAAGATTTTCTGCTCGACCGAAGGGGCCGAAATCGAGCAGGATATTATCGAATCGGGCGCCGGGTATACGGCTATCGCCTATGATGGTAACGAGGTGCAGAAACGTTCGTATCCCAATTCGCATCGCGGTGATTTCGCCACGAGGGGGTATGAGAATGTCGAAGGATTGAAACTTCTGGAAAATGTCGATCGGACCCGGGAAGAGGCGATTCAACTTTTGACCGCCGATCCCTGTCCCAACAAGACGACCGATATTATCATCTGCGGCTCGCAATTGGCGCTTCAGGTGCATGAATCATGCGGTCACCCGACCGAGCTGGATCGGGTTCTGGGGACGGAGATTTCCCTGGCCGGCGGGTCGTTCATGCAGATCGACGGCCTCAATAAGCTGAAATACGGCTCGGATATTGTCAATATCAACGCCGATGCCACGATTCCGGGCGGGCTGGGTTCATTTGGGTATGATGACGAAGGTGTCAAGGCCCAGCGGGCGCCGATAATCCGGAACGGTGTTCATGTCGGGTACCTGACCAGCCGGGAAACGGCTCCCGTAATCGGGCAGACCTCGAACGGCACCATGCGGGCCGACGGCTGGAACCGTCTGCCGATTATCCGTATGACCAATATCAACCTGGAACCGGGGGAGTGGGAACTCGAGGATCTGATCGCCGATACCAAAGACGGAATATTTTTCGATATGAACAAATCGTGGTCAATCGATGACAAGCGCCTCAATTTCCAGTTCGGCGTGGAATGCGCCTGGGAAATTAAGGACGGCAAACTGGGCCGGATGCTGAAAAATCCGCTTTATACCGGAATGACGCCGAAATTCTGGAATTCCTGCGATGCCATCTGCAACAAGAAATACTGGCATGTCTGGGGGGTGCCCAACTGCGGCAAGGGAGAGCCGATGCAGACGGCGCGCGTGGCCCACGGCACCGCTCCCGCCCGGTTCCGCCAGATAACGGTGGGGGTGAGCAAATGA